A window from Sceloporus undulatus isolate JIND9_A2432 ecotype Alabama chromosome 8, SceUnd_v1.1, whole genome shotgun sequence encodes these proteins:
- the LOC121914462 gene encoding uncharacterized protein LOC121914462 has translation MLEDLQMPRKSPFALVASMSLGCNNVKISANLSYVVCDNMQNLSLVNRTFIVQALEFSLRKRANVSLNVARVLVSQVDAEELEAALEEFNTKIVNSSLISHNWKEVILRALWDERLRNEDRFNETEFVTAWFQRRLRLFISAISTDMLQCLHNETMQCDQYQAIVKGLDAEFTKMSLSVQTDILHSFQIPYLKGLDSDDSSLRCYSSNASFSAFLEESLQSFGDLLTLRDLETLVPTSKLHKFKC, from the exons atgttggaggacctccagatgcctagaaagAGCCCCTTTgcactggtggcttccatgtctttGGGGTG CAACAATGTCAAAATATCTGCAAACCTCAGCTATGTGGTTTGTGACAAC ATGCAGAATCTGAGCCTGGTAAACCGGACTTTTATTGTCCAGGCCTTAGAGTTTTCTCTGAGAAAAAGGGCGAACGTTTCGCTCAATGTCGCCAGAGTCCTGGTCAGCCAAGTGGATGCGGAAGAGCTAGAGGCGGCGCTGGAGGAATTCAATAcgaag ATTGTGAACTCTTCCCTGATCTCTCACAACTGGAAAGAGGTCATACTGAGAGCGTTGTGGGATGAGAGGCTAAGAAATGAGGACCGTTTCAACGAAACAGAGTTTGTAACCGCCTGGTTCCAGAGGAGACTTCGACTTTTCATCTCGGCCATTTCCACAGATATGCTCCAGTGTCTTCACAATGAAACCATGCAATGCGATCAGTACCAGGCAAT TGTTAAAGGTCTAGATGCAGAGTTTACGAAGATGAGTCTCTCTGTTCAGACGGACATTTTGCACTCTTTCCAGATTCCCTACTTGAAAGGATTGGATTCGGATG ACTCCTCTCTCCGATGCTACTCCTCAAACGCCAGCTTTTCCGCTTTCTTGGAAGAGAGCCTTCAGAGCTTTGGGGACCTTCTGACTTTGAGAGACCTGGAAACCTTAGTCCCCACATCTAAGCTCCACAAG TTTAAATGCTAA